The Nostoc sp. 'Lobaria pulmonaria (5183) cyanobiont' DNA window CTTTAATACAGAGGATATTTTACAGGCTGTAGCGCAGACAGTGCCCTTAGCTGCGATCGCACATGAACAAATTGAAGCATTAAAGCAATGGGCAGCACAAGCCGGTGCAAGAACCGCCTCCAATGATGTGCTGTTGGTAGAAGAATTAAAACAATACTCAACCGAACAAGGAATAGGCCCTTTAGAAGTCGATTAAAATAGGAATAGTTCGCGCAAAGGTTTTAAGAAAAACTCTCTGTGTCCTCTGTGATTCGTCATTTAATCCAAAATCCCAAATCTAAAATCCAAAATTGTTATTATGTCTCATTTCACAACTATCAAAGTCCAAATCAAACACGGTGAAATTCTGCATCAAGTGTTGCAAGAATTAAACTATCAAGTTGAATGCAACACAAATGTACGCGGATATCGAGGCGATATGACTCAAGCCGAGTATGTAATTCGCCAGAAGAATGGTTATGATTTAGGTTTTCGCCGCAGTGGTGAAAATTACGAAATAGTTGCAGACTTTTGGGGAGCAAAAATTAATCAACAGCAGTTTGTTAACTCCATCAGCCAAAAATATGCTCCTAAAACCTTGATGGCAACGGTGCAAGAACAAGGCTTTAATGTGGAGGACGAAGAAGTATTAGAAGATGGAACTGTGCGGGTAGTTGTAGGGCGTTGGGTGTAGAACGATCAAAGAATTGGGTGGCAATTGCATCACTTTTTGATTGCCACTCATTTTTGTTCAATTTATCTTTCAGACTTACTTTATCCAACTCCCCAGACTTTAATCTCGTGCAGGCTGCTACTGACAATTATTTGTTTATTTAGGTCAAAAGCTAGTCCATGAATATAGTATGAATGCCCTTCTATACTGCGTTGAAGTTCGCCAGTTTGCAAATTCCACACTTTTAATGTTCCTGTTCTACTGCCAGAGACAAGAGTGCATCCATCTGAACTGATAGCTAGACAACGAATATTTTGTGGATGCTCATTGAGGGTAAGTTTAAGGCGTCCTGTCTGCAAATCACGCAATTTAATTTTATCATAATTACTACTAATAACAGTTCCTTTTTCAAAACTGATAGCTAGATAATTAACTCCTTGTGGTTCTTCTAAGGTACGCAAAAGTTCACCTGTTTCCCAATTCCACATTTTTATGGTGTTATCACCACCACTAACAAGAGTTTTCCCATCCGGGCTAATAACAACTGTAACCGACCCTGAATGACCTTCGAGAACGCGTTGAAGTTGATTTGTCCGCCAATTCCATACTTTAATCAATCCTCCACCGCAACCAACAATAATTGTCTCCCCATCTGAACAGATAGCTATAGAATTAATGCCCAATGAATACTCTTTTATCGGAGAACTTATAATCTCTCCTGTCTGCCAATCCCAAGCTTTAATTCGAGCATCTTTCCAACTCCCACCTATGATTGTTTGTCCATCTAAAGTGAAATAAAAAAAATTGACTTCATCTGAATGTCCTTGTAGACTTCGTGTTTGGATCGTTCCTGTCTGCCAATCCCAAATTTGAATCACTCCATAACCGCCAACAAAAATTCTTTGCCCATCGGGACTAATGGGAAGAGAAATAACTGTTCCATATCTTTCAAGAGTACTAAGACACTTTATTAGTTGCCAGTGATTAAAACCTTGTAAAGCCTGCTTGACTTCTGGCTCTGTCCTTTGTCGCAGTAGCAGATAAGCCGCTATTTTTATTGTTTCCGATTCATCCATTAAACCTTGAATCACTAAGTCTAAACCTGCTTCACCATAATTTATCGCCTCTTTTAATGCTGCAACTTGCACTTCCACAAATGGATTCGCCAAGCGGCTTTTTACTCCTTCTATTCCCCCTCAAATAACACTACCAATAGGGGCAGAATTTTGAGTGCCTAAAACAACATCATATTTTCTAGGTTGATTGGGATTTTCTGGCATAATTCTCTTCCTCGACTCTAATACCAGTATTCCCAATTAAGGAAATGCGATCGCACTTATTTGGAATCGCACCTATCCTTTATTCTATGGAACTCGCCATACTTGAATTAATTTCCTAATGTAAGTGACAATAGTCTGTCCATCTGGGCTAATAGCAACACTTTTTCCATAAGAAGAAAGTTTAGCAAGCCGTTCTTGTGTCTGCAAGTTCCAGATATCAACATCACCACCACAATTAACAAATATTTTTCCATCAGAATTGAAAGTGAAAAAGTTTAATTGGCCACTATTAGGAAATAAAGTATGAACTTCTTTACCAGTTCTCAAATCCCATATTCTAATGCGTGTTGGCAAATGATTATCGCCAGTTATTAAGGTTTGTCCATTGGGACTAATTGCTAATGAGACAACGCCATAAGGGTGCCTATTTATAGACTCATGCCCTACTAAGGTGTAAATCTCACTTCCCGTTATTAAATTCCATAGTTTAATAGTCTCATCTAAACTAGCGCTTGCTAAAATTTTTGCATCTATATTGATCGCAAGGGAAGTTATATTTTTTGAGTGTCCTTTGATAGTGTAAATATTTTGTTTTGTTTCTAAATCCCAGACGATAATATTACCAGCTTCATTACCGCTAGCTAATATTTTGCCATCAGAACTGAGAGCAATAGCTGTAAGAGTATTACGCTTTCGAGTTCCCGACTCCCACAATGGTTGTCCGCTAATAACATGACTTAATTGCTCAGTATTGAAATTCCAGATTTCAGTTCTAATAGTACTGTCATACTGAGAACCACCTATTGCTAAAGTTTGAGCATCGGAACTGAAAGTTAAATGTTTTGGATAGTCTTTTACTCTCGTACCAAATATTTTACTGATGGTGCGAAGACTTTTTCCTGTCTTTAAATCCCACTTTTTAAAGTCTATATAAGTCCCACCAACAATACTGCCATCTCTTTGAGGTTCTTCAAAAGAACTACCGCCAGCATCGCAACAGACTAGGGTTTTGCCGTCGGGATGAATAGCGATCGCAGCATCATTCCTATTAAGCTCAATTGTGTAAACACACTCAAAAAAACGATAGGGATTAAATTCTAAGATTGCCTGTTTTACTTTTAATTCTGAGATATCCCGCAATAATTTATATGCTGCTAGCTGTACCCGTTGTGATCGGTCTTTTAAAGCCTGAATTACTAAATCCCAGCCTTCCTGTCTATGGTTAATGAGTTGCAAAACCGCTAAAAGGCGGTAATTTTCATCACTGCTAGCGAAACGTTGTTTTGCGCCTTCCAATCCGCCTAAAACTACACCATCGACTGGCGGAGGATTTTTTCCGCCAAGCACAGCATCATATTCTGTTGGTTGATTGGTATTATCTGGCATCGCTTTTTACCTGTGGCTAATACCAGTGTTCCCAAATTTAGGTTATTTTGCAGTTTGCTAATTTCTCTGCGATCGCAGACAGAGTTCTGCAACCCGTCCAAAAGTCGCCTAACCCCCAACCAATAAATGCACCGCCACGGGGTAAGTTTCCTACAGGCGCACTCAAATTGAATTTCAAGTCATTCCAATAGCACCAAGTACCTTGAGAAAACCATCCCACACCTTTACCAAAGCGACACCATGCTTCCCAGTCGGGATTCGATGTACCGCCAACGATTTGCCAGATATGGGTTTGGACAACAAAGCCAAAGCGTCCGTTGCTATATTTTTGCCAGAGAGTTTCAATGGTGCTTAAGTCTTCACAAGGAAATTTTTCGATGTCTGATGGATCTAAAAATCCTTGTGCTTTGCGATCGCATACCCGCAGCATTATATTAGCAGTGTCTTGGTCTGCATCTTCCCACTTTTCGGAAGCGAGGAAATTTTGCAAACGACTGTAGTTTAAATCAACCGCAGAGATTAATGGTATTTCCCTGTCTAGATGGGACTGTACTTTTGCTAATGCTTGTTGTCCCAGCAGTGACGATACTGTAAATTGCAACTTTTCAGATTCAGTATTTACAATCTCAAACACCAACTTAGTACCGGCTTCGCCATACTTTAGGGCTTCTGCAACGGCGACAATTTGTTGTTCTGGAGATGTGGCGTCGGTCAACCGTCGTTTAACACCTTCCAGACCTCCTAAAACCACACCATGTTTTGGGGGTGGTACTTGTCCGCCAAGCACAGCATCATATTCTCTTGGTTGATTGTAATTTTCTGACATTGCCGTTTTTATTTAGAAAAGGCTTGCAATTTATCAATACACCCCTGCTTCACTCCCAATCACTTGAGTTAGGCGATCGCAATTTTCACTAAAATATTCTGAGCATATGGGTTAATTTCCCCATTCAAAATAATTTTTACTCAATTTTCTGTACTCCCCATATATTAATAGTACCCCCCTTGCCACTAACAAGAATCTGCCCATTTTGGCTGATAGCTAGTACATTACTATGATAAGAAAATGAGTGTTTTCTTAACGAGCGAATTAGTTCTCCTGTATTCAAATTCCAGATTTGGATGCTTTGGTCTTTACTACCAACAAATAGCGCTTCTCCATCAGGGCTAATGGTAAGGCAATTTATTTGTCCTGGAAAAGTACGAATTTCTTTTCCTGTTTGTAGAGCGCGTACTTCAATAGTTTTACGATTATAATCACCACTAATTAAATATTTTCCATTAGGACTAATCTTTACATATTCTACAGGTAACTCTGTTAATGCATAAATTTCTTCTGCTGTTTCTAAATTCCATACTTGCAATACTGGATAAAGCCGCTCAGTACAACTAACTAATTTTTTCTTATCTAAACTGATAGCTAGGCTGAAAACTCCATTTCTAGAATAATCTGAGTATGCCTTCTGTTGTAAAGTATAAATCTCTTCTTTTGTTTCTAAATTCCATATTTTAATATTACCATCTAGATCTCCACTAGCTAAAATTTTCCCATCATAGCTAATATCTAAAGAAAAAATTCTGTTGGAATGACCAACGAGAGTACTTATTTCTTGCCTATCTTTTACATCCCAAATTTTGATAGTTTTATCGCTACCAGCACTCAACAAAATACTGCCATCCTGGTTAGTAACTACACAATGAACTGGAGATGAATGTCCATAGAGACTAGAAATTTTCTCCCCTGTTTTAGAATCCCATAACTTAATAGTTGCATCAAGACCTCCGCAACTGTAAATAGTTAATCCATCAGGACTGAGAGCTAGAGAACTAATTGAACCTAAATGTCCTACTACTGAGAATGTGTCGATGACCTGTCCTGTATGTAAATCCCATGTGTTCACCATATGATCGCTGATAGTAATAAAATTTTGCCCATTCTCAGTTATTAATAAAGAGAAATCTGTTTCACAATTTTCTTGATATGTACCTAGTTGGTGACCTGTATTTAAGTTCCAATTAACAATAACTTTATCTGTACTGTAACTGAGAATTGTTTGCCAATCGTCACTAATAGCAGCAGAAACGATGCGGCGTTTATGACCTATGAAACTATTAAGTAATTTTCCTGTTTCTAAATACCATATTTTTATCGTTTTATCTCCACAGCTAACAATAGTTTTATTATCGGGACTAATAGCAAGAAAACAAACACTTTGTACATGACCTTCAAGCGTCTTAATTTCTTTTACTGTATTCAAATCCCATACTCGGATGCGGTTATCAAAACTACCTCCTGCCAATATTTTTCCATTTGAACTAAGAGCTATACAACTAAGCTTTCCACAATAAACTTTTAGATTTAGGATTAGCTGTTTTGTCTTTAAATCCCATATATCAATACTTTTGTTTTTGACACCAACAACAGTCTGCCAGTCTGAACTAACGATTATAGAAGTAGGATGTCGTGAATCTTTTGGTTTAAGAGTTTGAATAAGTTGACCTGTTTTTAAATTCCAAAGTTGCATTTGACCATATTCATAAAAAGCACTCAAAAGAGTTTCTCCATCAGGGCTAATACTCACATATCTAGGTCCAGGACTTGACAAGGAAAAAATTTGTTTTCCTGTTTTTAAATTCCAAACTTTAATACTATCTGCACCAGTTACTAAAATTTGGCTATCTGGGCTAACTACACTGCAACATACTGAAGATGAATGTCCGATTGTGGTGCGTAAGTATTCAAAAAATTGCCAGGGTTTGTATTGAAGTAGTAGCTCTTTGACATTTTCTTCCTCTCTTGATAACAAAAGAGAGTATGCTTTATTCTGAACCTGTTCTGATTCATCTTTTAAAGCATGAATCAACAAATTTAAACCAGATTCTCCATAATTAAATAATTCATAAAGTGCAGCAATGCGCTCTTCTAAAATATTACTTGATAAACGGTGTTTAGCTCCTTCTAAACCTCCCAATACGACACCACCTAATGGCGGGGGCTGATGCCCACCAACTATAACATCATATTCTTTTGGTTTATTCTCAGTCATTGTATGTTTACCGCTTTAGTATTAGGAGTATTCAATTTTTTGATTAAAGTTCTTTTTTAACGAACCGCTAAGACACAAATAACGCTAAGCTAAGATTATTTGAGTTTAGCGATCGCACCCCTATTTACTAACATTTTCCCCGTTAGTAAATCCTTCACCGTCACTACTAATACCTGTTGTTCATTCACTTCAAATTGTGCCTGTATTCGGTCTACTCCTGTTTCTCCAGGTGGTTCAATATGGGCGACACATACTTGTTGATGATCAGTTTCCAAAGAGCGATAACTATCTTGTTTTACTAACTGGCTGCTCGTCATCCTTCCTTGAGGATCGTAAGAAACTTCCGCTTGAGAAACTTCTGCTACTTCCCCAATATCAAGGCGAATTTCTCGCTGTCCCTCTGTGGCGACTTGCAGAGTTAAAGCTTCAGAACGCGCCCCTGGATACTTTGCCCCTTTTTCAATCAAAGTTAAATAAGAATAACTTTTACTGTGGGGTTCCCAAAGACGAATAGCATAACTGTGGCGCAGGTAATCATCAATTGCTGCCATTTCACTTAAAGCTAATGCGCCATGTGCGACGGCTTAAAATGGTTTATCTAACTTTACTTTTTGTTTGCCAAAATAGGAAATTACTAGTTGTTGGATAGCGGGAATTTGACAAGTACCGCCGACTAATAAAACCTGTTCAATGGCAGATTTAGCTATGCCTTTGGAAAGTGCGATCGCTAATACTTCATCTATCGCCTGTCTTAGCTGTTCTAATAATTGTTGATTTTCTAAAATTTCGCCTAACTCGTTCCGATGCAATTGCAATTCATGGGACATAAAATTTTCGTCATCAAACCAAGCTTCTTTGGCCTCATCTGTTATCGAAAGTTGGATTTTCACCCTTTCTGCTACTTCCAGCAGATTCATAAAGCCGATTTCTCCAACTTCAGCACGGGAGGAACCGATTTTTTGCAGGTAATGTTCGACAATCCATGTATCAATATCTACGCCGCCAATAAAAGCATCGGATTTGGCGATAACTTCGGCACGCACTATTTGCTGTTCAGATTCAGCGCTGACAGTTCGTACTAAACTTAAATCTAGAGTACCACCGCCAAAATCAACCACCAAAACCACAGCACCAGGATGCTTGACAGCATAACCAAGGGCTGCTGCGGTAGATTCATCGACAATTTGCACTGCGGGAATATT harbors:
- a CDS encoding Hsp70 family protein, whose product is MTTVIIDFGTSNTVVCTTDLITRKPRTLRFDSMSRRFEVGAKQVSVVPSLVFVEGQNSILFGESVRAKRLGFAQPERCFRAFKRDLAADFVPPPRQLDGNSYSAEVVSELFLKEIWQQVEQQLQPSSVIFTVPVGAFERYLDWFRNLGDKLNIPAVQIVDESTAAALGYAVKHPGAVVLVVDFGGGTLDLSLVRTVSAESEQQIVRAEVIAKSDAFIGGVDIDTWIVEHYLQKIGSSRAEVGEIGFMNLLEVAERVKIQLSITDEAKEAWFDDENFMSHELQLHRNELGEILENQQLLEQLRQAIDEVLAIALSKGIAKSAIEQVLLVGGTCQIPAIQQLVISYFGKQKVKLDKPF
- a CDS encoding GUN4 domain-containing protein encodes the protein MSENYNQPREYDAVLGGQVPPPKHGVVLGGLEGVKRRLTDATSPEQQIVAVAEALKYGEAGTKLVFEIVNTESEKLQFTVSSLLGQQALAKVQSHLDREIPLISAVDLNYSRLQNFLASEKWEDADQDTANIMLRVCDRKAQGFLDPSDIEKFPCEDLSTIETLWQKYSNGRFGFVVQTHIWQIVGGTSNPDWEAWCRFGKGVGWFSQGTWCYWNDLKFNLSAPVGNLPRGGAFIGWGLGDFWTGCRTLSAIAEKLANCKIT
- a CDS encoding WD40 repeat domain-containing protein: MTENKPKEYDVIVGGHQPPPLGGVVLGGLEGAKHRLSSNILEERIAALYELFNYGESGLNLLIHALKDESEQVQNKAYSLLLSREEENVKELLLQYKPWQFFEYLRTTIGHSSSVCCSVVSPDSQILVTGADSIKVWNLKTGKQIFSLSSPGPRYVSISPDGETLLSAFYEYGQMQLWNLKTGQLIQTLKPKDSRHPTSIIVSSDWQTVVGVKNKSIDIWDLKTKQLILNLKVYCGKLSCIALSSNGKILAGGSFDNRIRVWDLNTVKEIKTLEGHVQSVCFLAISPDNKTIVSCGDKTIKIWYLETGKLLNSFIGHKRRIVSAAISDDWQTILSYSTDKVIVNWNLNTGHQLGTYQENCETDFSLLITENGQNFITISDHMVNTWDLHTGQVIDTFSVVGHLGSISSLALSPDGLTIYSCGGLDATIKLWDSKTGEKISSLYGHSSPVHCVVTNQDGSILLSAGSDKTIKIWDVKDRQEISTLVGHSNRIFSLDISYDGKILASGDLDGNIKIWNLETKEEIYTLQQKAYSDYSRNGVFSLAISLDKKKLVSCTERLYPVLQVWNLETAEEIYALTELPVEYVKISPNGKYLISGDYNRKTIEVRALQTGKEIRTFPGQINCLTISPDGEALFVGSKDQSIQIWNLNTGELIRSLRKHSFSYHSNVLAISQNGQILVSGKGGTINIWGVQKIE
- a CDS encoding WD40 repeat domain-containing protein → MANPFVEVQVAALKEAINYGEAGLDLVIQGLMDESETIKIAAYLLLRQRTEPEVKQALQGFNHWQLIKCLSTLERYGTVISLPISPDGQRIFVGGYGVIQIWDWQTGTIQTRSLQGHSDEVNFFYFTLDGQTIIGGSWKDARIKAWDWQTGEIISSPIKEYSLGINSIAICSDGETIIVGCGGGLIKVWNWRTNQLQRVLEGHSGSVTVVISPDGKTLVSGGDNTIKMWNWETGELLRTLEEPQGVNYLAISFEKGTVISSNYDKIKLRDLQTGRLKLTLNEHPQNIRCLAISSDGCTLVSGSRTGTLKVWNLQTGELQRSIEGHSYYIHGLAFDLNKQIIVSSSLHEIKVWGVG
- a CDS encoding WD40 repeat domain-containing protein; translation: MPDNTNQPTEYDAVLGGKNPPPVDGVVLGGLEGAKQRFASSDENYRLLAVLQLINHRQEGWDLVIQALKDRSQRVQLAAYKLLRDISELKVKQAILEFNPYRFFECVYTIELNRNDAAIAIHPDGKTLVCCDAGGSSFEEPQRDGSIVGGTYIDFKKWDLKTGKSLRTISKIFGTRVKDYPKHLTFSSDAQTLAIGGSQYDSTIRTEIWNFNTEQLSHVISGQPLWESGTRKRNTLTAIALSSDGKILASGNEAGNIIVWDLETKQNIYTIKGHSKNITSLAINIDAKILASASLDETIKLWNLITGSEIYTLVGHESINRHPYGVVSLAISPNGQTLITGDNHLPTRIRIWDLRTGKEVHTLFPNSGQLNFFTFNSDGKIFVNCGGDVDIWNLQTQERLAKLSSYGKSVAISPDGQTIVTYIRKLIQVWRVP
- a CDS encoding DUF1257 domain-containing protein encodes the protein MSHFTTIKVQIKHGEILHQVLQELNYQVECNTNVRGYRGDMTQAEYVIRQKNGYDLGFRRSGENYEIVADFWGAKINQQQFVNSISQKYAPKTLMATVQEQGFNVEDEEVLEDGTVRVVVGRWV